The nucleotide window CAGCCAGGGCTCCCAAGACGCGGAGCTCACGTACCTCTCGACGAAGCCTGCCCCAAAGTCGCCCGCTCTGGGGGAGCGGGCAGTGGCTGGGTGCTGGTGGGCGGACACCATCAGGGCGCAGTCCGTGCCCTGGTAGCGCAGGTGCAGGAAGCTCTCGGTGCTAATCCGGGCCCTGCGACGGTGACAGCCAGGGCACTCGCGCAGGGTTCCCTCGAGGACACCTAGTCCACCCCTCCCCGACTGCCGCCGAAGAGGCCCCAAGTGAAGCGGCTAGGATGCGGCAGGCCCTCCGCCTGGCCCGGCAGCCCCCGGAGCCCCACCTGGGGAAGCCCTGGGCCCGCAGGGCATCCACACACTGCTCCTCCAGGCGGCTCAGCCTCTGGTCCAGCTGCACAAAGGTCTCGGGACCAtagggcagggagcagggctcCTGTGCCTCGTGCACCACGTCCGCCAGGGCCAGCCCCACTGCTGACAGCAGCCCACTATGCCTAGGGGGACAGGGACCGCACAGCGAAAGGGTGGGGTGCCTCCCAAAGtggccccccagccccaggacacACGCACCACACCCAGACACACCTATGAATGTGCACGGTGTCCATGCCCAGGGCCCGGGCGATGGCGCAAGCGTGCTGCCCACCAGCTCCCCCAAAGCAAGCCAGCACGTGGGCCGAGGGGTCGTGGCCTCGTGCCTGGGGAGCCAGAAGGGGACCAGTGGCCTACCCTGCCCCGCCCGGCCCTCCCccatcctgccccccacccccgggcgaGGGCAAAGGCGGCTGTACCTGCGTGAGCGCACGGATGGGCCGGCACATGGCCTCGTTGGCCACACGCACAAACCCCatggccacctcctccaggctcAGTGGGGGGGCCGGACAAGGCCCGTTGGTCAGGAAGCTGTTGACCTCAGCGGCCACAGCCTCCAGGGCCTTTCGGGACGCCTCCGGGGACAGTGGCTGGTCCTCTCCCGGCCCAAAAATGCgggggaaggaggcaggcagCAGGCGACCCAGGACCAGGTTAGCATCCGTCAGGGTCACAGGGCCTCCTGGGAGGCGTGCACGGTGTGGGGCTGGAGGGCAGCGCCGGGTGTGGGCAGCGGGGGTGGGGCTGAAGGGGTCGCCGGGGCCTGGGCCATGGGGGAAGGGGACTGGCAGAGCACGTGCCAGCTCTTACCTTTGCGGTAGCAGGCGGGGCCAGGGTGGGCTCCGGCAGACTCTGGCCCCACCACGAAGAGGCCTGACCTTTGGAGAGGGGAACCGGAGGTCGAGGTGGGtcgggaggcagggctgggggtccCGCCCAGGTGCGGGATGGGGCTGACCTGAAGAAGAGGCGGGAGCCCCCACCAGCTGCCACGGTGTTGATATCCAGCTGGGGCGCCTGGAGGGTGACACCAGCTGTGCTGGCCTCGAAGACGTGCTCAAATTCGCCAGCGTAGCGGCTCACGTCGGTAGACGTGCCTGGCGGGAGACGAGGTGGTAAGGAGTCATCCCACAGACCTGGATGCCTGACGTTGCCCAGCCCGGCGTCTGAGGGCCCCCCGGACCCCACCCTCGGGCCCTCGTACCTCCCATGTCAAAGCCGATGACAGGATGGCCACCCTCCGCCCGGTAGGTGGTGGCTGAGTAACCAACCACGCCGCCAGCAGGGCCCGAGAGCACAGCGCAGGAGCCACTGAAGGAGTCCATGGGCGCCAGGCCGCCATCGGAGCGCATGAACAGCACCTGCACGTCCTGTGGGCGGGCAGCTGGGCAGTGAGGGGCGGGGCGGCGCAGGGCGGGGTGGCCAGGGGCGGGCAGGCGGGGCGCGTCACCTGGAGCTGACCCTGGAAGCCACGGCGGAAGCCCTGCACGTAGCGCTGGATGGTGGGTGTGAGGTAGGCGGCAGCGCAGGCAGTGTGCCCCCGAGGCACGATGCGCACCATGGGCGTGGCCTCCGAGGACAGCGACACGTGCGGGAAGCCCAGCTCCCGGGCCAGGGCGCCCACCTGCTGCTCGTGCCGCGCCCACCTACGATGACGTCCGAGTGCCACTGAGCTAGCCGCCCACCCGCTGGCCCagccgccgcccgcgcccccaGGCGGCCCACGCTCACGTGTATGAGTGCATGAGCACCACGGCCAGGCTGCGGATGCCTCGGGACAGGAGCCCCTCCAGCTTCCCTCGCAGGCCCCCCAGGTCCACAGGCTGCCGCACCTCCAGCAGGTCCCCTGTGCGGCCTGCAGGGAAGCCCGCCGCTGCCCCGTCAAAGGCCCATCTGGGCCTGCTGCCCTGCGCCCCAACGCTCGGGCGTCCGTACCTGTCACGGGCGTCCGTACCTGTCACGGGCGTCCCAGCACCTGGCTCCCCTCGATACAGCACCACACGCTCGTCCACTTCCAGCACCTCCTCGTACAGCATCTCGGGCATGGGCACAGCCTGAGGGCaggcagaggctcagaggaggccCAGGCCTGAGGGGCCCTGCCGGGGCCCTGCACGGGTGGGGCAATGCAGGCCAGGGGATGTGTCCCAACAGGCCAGTCCACAGGCCCAGGAGACACAGTGAGACAGGGTGACACGGTCAGAGCGGGTGACCCCAGGAAGGCCCACCCAGGGGGCGGCTCTCTGCCCCCAGGCCTCTGAGTGCAGCCAactgccccacccccacaaaGGCAGCTCTTTCCCAGAACCCAGCAGTGGGGGTGAGGGTCAGGGTCCAAGACAGGGTGGAGCGGCAGACAGGCACAGGACAACACGTGACCAGTCAGGGCTAGGGGGACGCAGCGTCCCGCTACGAGTGCCCGGAACCTCCCCTCTATCAGCTGGTGGGCACCGACCCCTCCCAGGACCGCCCTCCCCGAGGGGCCACGGCACTCCAGGGAAAACGAGCACTGCAGAGCTGGCCGCCTGCTGGCGTGGATGAACTCACCAGGTCAAAGAGGTCTTCACGGGCCTGGGTGCCCACATGCAGCAGGTCTCGGAAGCCGCGAGTCACCAGCAGTGCCACCCGCTCCCCGCGCCGTTCCAGCAGCGCGTTGGTAGCTACCGTGGTGCCCATGCGGATGCTGGCGATGCGACTGGTGTCCAGCGGCCGGTCCCGCGGCAACAGCATGCCCCCCTCCTGGGAACCACGCGGTCAGCCATCAGGCCTCTGGCCCCCaggtccctccccaccccagcactcTGCCCTGGCCACCTGCTCCAGGACGCGGCGGATGCCCTCAGTGGGTGCGTCCACATAGTTGGCGGGGTCTTCTGAGAGCAGCTTTAAGACCCTCACGTGCCCCCCCGGGCACTGGGCAAAGACATCTGTGAAGGTGCCTCCACGGTCGATGGCAAAATGGAAGCGCCCCTCCGGGCTGCCCATGGTGATGGGGCTGGAGCCCAGCAGCGACTCTTCAGCCGGCAGTCCTGGGAGCCCTGGACAGAGGCAGTGGGTCAGCAGGGAGGCCTGGGGTCATCCACAGGCAGGCAGCCCTGGGCAGAGCCGGGATAGGGAGAAGACAGGGATCCCACGCCCATGAGGGGCCCTGGGTGGAGCCAGAGAGGGGCAAGTCCTGCAGGGCCTAATGACCCCCACTCCCCAGCTCCAGTGCGCAGGGTTGCAAGGGACCCCAGGGCCCGGAGCAGGCCTTTCAAAGGAGGAGGCGCGGCGGGAGGCCTCGGGCTGGGGTTTCTGGGCCCTTAAGCACGAAGAGGCACGTGGGTTGGGGGCTGGTGAGAAAAGGCCCACTTCCCAATGGCTCGACCTTGGAGCAGAGGCCGAGCAGGACAGGGGGACGGGGCGGAGCCTGCGCAGACgacggggcggggccgggaggcGAAGGGGAGCGGGCGGTGGGGGCGAGTGGGGGCCGCGGGTGCGGACAGGGGAGCGGGGAGGATGCTGGCGCGGGGCCCACCTGACCTGTCGGCTTCGGCCGCTCGCCGTCCGGCCGGCCGCACTCGCTCCGGGCCCTGCCCGCGCCCGCCCCCAGCCCGGAAGCGGGGCCCGCCCCCCGCACGACCGGTCCCGGCGCGCCGGGCTCTGCGGTTGCGTCAGGCTCGGGTGGCCCGGAGCCGCCCCCTCCCGCGGCCGCGAGCTGCCCCAGGACTgcggggcggggcccggggcccgAGCTGGGCCGCGGGCGGCAGGCGTCTCCATCCGGATCCCCGGCGGGGCGGCGCTGTGCCGGCGCGGCCCACCCCGCGGCCCCGGCCCGGGCACCTGGGCTGTGCGGCCACCCGGCCCTGCGCCGGTCCGGAGCTCGCTGAGCGCGGGCGCCCCGCGTACCCTCCTCCAGGAGCCCCGGTGCAGGCGGAGCCGGCTGCCCAGACGACCTCGGACCGCGCCCCCCAGCGTGCGGCGGTTGTGGCGGCCCGgcctgggggggcaggggggcgccCTGGAGAAACCCCTCACTCCCCGTGGCGCGCCAggcgctgggggctgggggccctcCGCACCGCGCTCCCAGGCCGACCGCGCGACGCTCGGGCTGATACCGCCAGACGCTGTGGTCAGTCTCGGGACCACGGGGCGGGTGGCTGCCCTTCCGCGGCCTGTTTCCCCGCGAGCTGAAAGCTGCCCGGGTGCCTGCCCAGACCTGAGGTGGGCTGGAGCTGTGAGGGGCTCCCGCAAAGGAACGGTGGGGGATAAGGGGGCTTCCCAAGCAGAGGAACAGCAGGTGAAAGGGCCACCTCAGCTCACGGGCCAGGCAGACAGATGGCCAGACAGGCAGGGACGCTGTCCGTGCCCTGGCCCTATCCCACCCCAGGCTCTCCCGCTTCCTTGAGCCTTGCTGGCCCTTGAATTCCGCTTGGtcccaggaggagagagggaggtgggctGCTGTGAGAGCACAGGGTCTGGGCCACAACCCAGGCTGCAGCAGGGCTCCCCACGGGACTGGTGGCCTCTGGCCACCTCATCCTCTGTATGATGGGGGATTAAAGGGCAGCATCACGGCTCCCTCACTTCAGTCCAGCGCTGCTCTGAGGTCACTCTCTCAGAGATGTCACCTTCTCCCTGCTGCACCCCTAAAAGAGCCCCCCGGCTCCATTCCTCGCCCCTTCCTCCACAGCACCTGTCAGCACCTGACAGGACACGGCCCCACGGGAGCAGGGGTTTCTCCCACTTTTCGCTGTCCTGCACGGCTCAGTGAGTGCAGCCTGTGGGTCCCTGAGGAGACCCCCACGGCCCTGGCCCACGCACCTCTTTCAGCATCCTTGAACTTGACGGTTCTGCGCCGGGGCAAGCGGGGGCTGGCTGTCACCTCGGCCAGGAGCCCGGAGCTGCAGAAGCTCAGGCTGCTGCCCCGGGTCCCGAGCACCAGCTTCAGCTCCTGGTTCTCCGGGGTGAGCTGCACAAGCCGCCGCAGCTCTTGGTTCTCCTGTGCCAGCTGCTGGATCTCCTACCGCAGGCCCTCGTAGCTGCTGAGGAGGGACATGCCCGGCAGCCGGCGGGCTGGCCAGGGGCAGCAGACCCTGCCATTGTGAGGTCAGCGCTGACCCTACCCCCGCGCCTCAGCCGCATTCCGGGGATTCATACCCCAGGATTATGGATTCATACCCCAGGGTATGGAGTGTGTCCTGAGTGACTTCCCAAGGAGAGGACTCTGGAAGCTGGGGCCTGGTTTCCTCTTACTTCGCCCCACcagccttttccctttgctgattttgatTAACATCCTTTCCCTTGAATCTTGGTCATGAGTACAACTGTATGTGCTGAATTCTACGAGTCCTAGTAAATCACTGAGTCCAGGGCTGGTCTTGGGGATCCTCAACACAGCTCCCGAGTTTGTATAAGCTTTAGGCCCCCAAACGTGAATCCACCCATGTGTATACCCTATGGCTAGAACACGAGGGCCAGGGGACCAAGGGGTTCTCATTCCTGAACAGCCCATACCCTAAACCAGAGATGCTGTCAGGTTGGAGATCTTagttcctggggtggggggacacttCCACAAGGGGACACAGTAAGGTTTGCACTGATCTGGAAGGAAAAGCCACCCCCCAGTCACTCTGGGCTCCTTAGGCCCAGAACCAACATTATCCTAATTATCCTGAGCTGCTAGGGCCAACCATGCAATGAGGGCGGGGCACCCGGGGGGCTTCCACCTGCGTCAATGGACTACAGCAATCTTGACCTAGTAAGAACTGGGAGAGCAAGAGCCCACACTGCTGAGGGAAGAAGGCCCGCTCAGTCCAGCTGAAGAGTCGAGGGTGAGGGGATGGAGGATGGCTAGTGGCAGAGAATGACGGCCATTGTTCACGGCCTTCGACCAGGCACAGTGGCAGGGCCTCATGCCCCAGTATTCCAGGAGACCACCGCCTTGGAGGGGACGCTCTGCCTAGGACTTAGGCCCAAGCCCACCACAGTACGTCCATTCCACCTGCTCTTCTCATGGCTTGACATTGAACTGCTCCTACGGCGGTGGGGGAGGcatgtcccctccccttgagcCTGGCAGACCTTTGTGGCTGTCTTGACCCAGAATTTGTCGAGAGTGCCACTacatgacttctgaggctaggtcttAGAACAccatgcaggacttccctggtggcacagtggttaagaatccacctgccaacgcaggggacccagattcaatccctggtccaggaagatcccacatgccgcagagcaacagctactgagcctgtgctctagagcctgcatgccacaactactgagcccacgcacctagagcccgtgctcctcagcaagagaagccactgcaatgagaagcccgcgcaccacaacaaagagtagcccccgctcaccgcaactagagaaagcctgcgcgcggcaacgaagacccaacgcagccataaataaataaataaataaataaataaacaaatagactAAGGCTATAAAACAGAGTTTATTAGAAGCACAAAACAGACAGAGTTTATTAGAAGCACAGCACATGTGGGAGAGCGCACAGAGAAGCagtttatttaagacagaagcaaagCAAGGCTACACACCCAGGGAAGCAGATGTGTAGGtgtcctccctaatgaggagcACACCGAAGAGGAAGCAGTTAAATCATTTCTATAGGGGCAGTTTTTCCgggtctttcttttcctctggccAACCATCTTGCTTCATCTCCCACAACTGATTGGACCAGGGCCCTCCCCGACACATGTATGCATCTTTTAGCCGAGATGGATTCCAGCATGAGGGTCTCTGGGAGACTGACAGCACCTATTATGGGATAgtaccccctccctttttgacccctgaagagcctttctgtgcatgggcagttggggaggtctccttgacctcaagaatgatAGATGTGGTCATCTCATCTCTTTACTCCAGCAGAGCTCAactcctctctgctcctgccATTAACTTTTTCCTTGAAAATGTCAGGGGAAGACATACTCCAATTTACTCAGCTTGACAAATTCCAGCTGctcagcccaggggcccatctacctcctacctcaataatatatttattttttgttatcgAAGGCACTAAGGCCATGCATCAAGAGACAGGCAGACACACAACCCCATACAATTCCCTTCTGGAAAGGGTGAGGCTCTCTTCACTCTCAAATGGAAAAAGGAGGCCCATTTTATTGCACGTGGGAGCTGGATGTAATGGGGGAGCATGAGACGACCTGAAAGACACTACGTGCAGGCGGTGCTGGGACACAGGCCTGTGTCCCTTCCTAGGCCCCTGTGAATGTCACCTCCTCTTGGTGAGCGTTGCAACCCTGCTGGCTCATCCTTCCACGTTCAAATCTGAAGAATGCGATCCGGCTTCCTAAGCACGGCAGATGGGATGGATCATGCAgctggtgggagtggggggcggTGGCGAGGGGGAAGAACTCCCTGATGGCAACCTTGACCACCGAGAACTGAGGTACCTGGAAACAGGAGGCAGCTAGAGAGAAAAGCATCTCATTTCTCCCTTCTGTAGACCCCTCAACAGTTCCAGGGGACTTGACCGACACAAGATGTTGAAATACATCAGGCAAAGAAACGCAAGAGTGATTACAGCATGTCAATAACACTCCGCAGGTTGGCAAGGATTATGTAAAAACTGTAACACTTTTTCTTGGTGGGAAAGGAGGGAACATGTAACTCACCCTTACAGCCTTCGCCCAGTTAGTCCCTACCCCGGGGTTCCATCTCCCAAGCCCCTGGACACACACCCACTGCCCACAGTGGGGCAGTAGATGGGTAAATTCTGGTACATCCACCCCATGAGTATCAAGCAAAAAATTAAGAGTTCCACAGGATTATCTGGACAGATTTCACTACATTTTTTTTAGTGAGAAACAGAAGTGTATGAAAtgatcccatttaaaaaaataaccagagtTGCAACAGCTCCTCTATGTCTGTACATTACAACTGCACATATTTGTTGTGACTTGTATGTAATTATGTGAGtgtggagaaaaacataaaaccagtaTTTAAGCTACGGCAGATGCTGGGGGGCGTGGGGTCGTACAGAGTGAAGAACCAAAgcaacatggaaaagaaaattaaaactgctcttaaaaatacAGCCACGTGTATGTACAATATAAACTATGTCgggttgttgctgttttttttttaatggacaattGTTAAAACTAAACGGtaaaaaacaagagaacagaGAATGTGTCTCAGCTTGGGAAAACGAATGCATTTAGGAGCGAGGAAGAACAGACGCCGTCAGACAAAACGATGCTATCATTCCAGCAGTTGCGGCTCTCACCCCCGAACCTCGAGGAAGACGCCTGGCGTCAAAGAGAAGCAGACGCGCACCGGCTGCACAGGGTCCGAGCGGGGCTCGGccgcagagggagagggagaggcggaGGCGCGGCAGGGCCGACGGATCGCGGGCGCAGTGGGAGGCCCGGGACCCTGGGTCCTGGAGAAGGCGCGCGCCAGCGACGACCAGGGCGACGCAGGGCGGGTAGGCCCCGAGGGTCGTGGGAACCGCCCCCACGACAAACCCGGGGGGAAACGACGTGGGGATTCCACGCCCAGCGGGTCTCCACCCCTGGCAGCCGCGGGACAGTCATCCCAAACGGCCGCAGCCCTACCTCCCCGCGGGCCGGAAGTGAGGAAAGCGGCGCCGCCGGGAACCCTGGGAGAACCGTAGTTCTCCGGCACCGGAAATGGGAGCCGGCGCTCCGGAAACCGTAGGACCCCGGAGGTCGGAAGTGGGGCATCCGGATCGCCGGGAACTGTAGTTCTCCAGAGAGCGGAAACGAGGCTAGCGGCCGGGCGGCATGGCGGGGCTGGAGCTTTTGTCGGACCAGGGCTACCGGGTGGACGGGCGGCGCGCCGGGGAGCTGCGTAAGATCCAGGCGCGGATGGGTGTATTCGCGCAGGCCGACGGCTCGGCCTACATCGAGCAGGGCAACACCAAGGCGCTAGCGGTGGTCTACGGGCCTCACGAGGCGAGTGGGCGCGTGCGAGCCGGGCTTCCAACGGGGCGGGCCGAGAAATCCGGCGGCGGCAACTGCGGGGTGCGCGGGGCCGCCAGGCTGCGCAGAGGCTCGGGAGGTGAGGCCGGCGCGCGCCTCCGTGTGGGGCCGCGGCCAGAGTCCTAACAGTGTGATGCACGATGGTCCCTGCCTTTCTCGGCCACTGTCCCCTGCACCCTCCACTCCTCTGCTATTCCTAAACCCGCCAGGTGCGCTCCCACTCGCTCCCTCACCACTCAGCTCTACTCCGACGTCACCCTCCGGTGACACCTTCCCAGATCACCTTACTCACCTGTCAGATTCCCTCCCCTACATCCACACACTTCCCTGCTTTTCTGCACCCGCCTCCTCAGACGTCAATTTAACTTATTTCTCACCGTTTGTCTCCCCACTGGAACAAACTCCGTGAGGACAGGGACTGTAAATAAAGCCGCCTGGGTATATTGCCACTCCAGCGCTGGAGGCGTAAGGCCAGAAGGGTGGTAGAGAAAGCATGACACGCCTGCAGATCAGAAAGGCTGAtggtggggaggatggggagtaTTTCCAAATGAGATTGAGGGATTTGTAGAACACGGAAAAGATTTAGGATTTTTGTCTCATACGTGGTGGGAAGCCTTTAAAGGTAAGTAGTATATGTATTGCCTAGAGAAGGCAGAATCAGACTTGATATTTGTAAACAGACTCTGATACAAACAGAGTGGGTTGGGAGAAGATGAGTCAAGGATGGAAACAGGGATGCCTGTTAGGAGAGAGATGAGATCCAGAGGTGATGGTAGCTTGGAGACTGGCCCAGTGGCCCGCCCCCCGACTATGTTTTGGAGGTAAAGTAGTTGCTTGTTGAGATGCTGCAGatagagggaggggagggagggaggccaagGCTAAGGGCAAGAGCCAGAGCAAGGGGTAGTGTGAGCTGGGAGGAGTGAGCCTGGCTCACGTgtcctcccccaaccctcccccagaTCCGGGGCTCCCGGGCACGAGCCCTGCCTGACAGGGCCCTGGTGAACTGTCAGTACAGTTCTGCGACCTTCAGCACAGGCGAGCGCAAGCGGCGGCCACATGGGGACCGTAAATCCTGCGAGATGGGCCTGCAGCTGCGTCAAACCTTCGAGGCAGCCGTCCTTACACAGCTGCATCCACGCTCCCAGATTGATATCTATGTGCAGGTGAGCAGACAGCAGCCCTCaacccagggaggggagagaggaggagggtgtgtgggggggatgGGGTCAGCGGCCTAATGGACTGATGCCACTGGTGGGGTGGTCCCTGCAGGTGCTGCAGGCAGATGGTGGGACCTACGCGGCCTGTGTGAATGCAGCCACGCTGGCAGTGTTGGATGCAGGGATACCCATGCGGGACTTTGTGTGTGCCTGCTCAGCTGGCTTTGTGGATGGAACAGCCCTGGCAGACCTCAGCCACGTGGAGGAAGCAGCTGGTGGCCCCcagctggccctggccctgctACCGTCCTCAGGCCAGATTGCACTGCTTGAGATGGATGCCAGGCTGCATGAGGACCACCTGGAGCAGGTGCTAGAGGCTGCTGCCCAGGCCGCCCGAGATGTACATACTCTACTGGACCGTGTGGTCCGGCAGCACGTCCAAGAGGCCTCTGTCTTGCTGGGGGACTGAGCACATGGCCACCCAGGGCCAGAATAAAACCCACGCACACTCCACTGTACTTTGATCTCTCCCCGCAGCACTTCCATGCCCTCAGAGCCTGGCCTGGTGCTGGCTCCAGGGGTGACTAAGGATGCTCCCCCCCACATGAACTGCGTACCCCTTGCAGCCTCAGGAGTCAAAGCCTGAAGAAGGAGGGGATGTCCCTAGGTGAGGAGAGCGGCTTGGGCCAGGAAGGGATCAAGGCAGCTGAGCAGTGAGACATGGCCTGGTGTAATGAGCCAAGCCCTGAGACCGTGGAGTCTGTCATTCTCACCCCAGCACATCCAGGGCCCGGAGCACAAGTGCCGAGGGAGAACTCAGCTGGCTGTGATATCCCCCGTGGTGATGTAGGAGCCCATATCCCACATCCTCTGGATTATGGCTTAGACTGAATGCTCACTTTCCCCCTAGGAATCCCTTGGGCCTGTCCTGCTACTTACCTTGGGCGCCAAAAGTACAACAGACACAGATCTTCTCAGCTCTGATCCTTTCTCAGTCAGACACAGACACTCCCTGCTGCCCCACCACTGCCCCTCCCTCTTCAGActccccttctcccacctcctgccctcAGACCTGCCCGAGCCCCTGCAGCCTATCCAGGGGCTGCTTCTCCAATATCCCAGGCACCTCCTGGCCTGGACAGGGGTGCGCCCCACTTTCTACTTAATATACCCCAGCTCCTTTGACACCCCTTTGGCCAGTAGTATTACGCACCTTCCTGTGGTCATCTGACCCCAGTGATCTCGGTGCTGGGCACACGCTGTGATTCCACTCGGCTGTTTTTGGTGACCGACATCCACAGGAAAGGGTCCGCCAATGCCTTGGTCTCTCGGTCCACGGAAGCCCCCTCACTTCCCACCACGGCCTGTCACTGCCAGGGCAGCACCTTCGGAAACCTTCCGGCGTCTATGCTCTGGTCGCCGCATCCGGGCTTCCTCCCAACCTGCCCTACTCATCATACTACTCTGATTCCCCTTCGAGCCGAGCTTTCTCGAGCGACCCGTCGTCTTCATTGCCCTCCGGCGTCGCACGATGCCGTCGGCCTGCCTGGAGGACGCTCTCCGCAGGCGGGGAAACCCAGACCCGGCTCCCGCTCCCTCCACAGCGGCTCTGCTCTGGGCATGCGCGGCGGCGGTGCGTGGTGACTAGGGGGACGGCGCAGGCGCAGCGGTGTGAGGGCCGTCGGGACCGGAAGTGGGGGGCCGGCGTGCAGCCCCGCGTCTGACAGGAGAGGCGTGCCCGGCCGGCGGCCGTACCTGACAGCGGGAGCGCGGTCCCGGAGTCGCCCGGCCCTGCGATGGGCCTCCTGTCGGACCCGGTGCGCCGGCGCGCGCTTGCCCGCCTTGTGCTGCGCCTCAACGCGCCGCTCTGGTGAGGGCGGGGaccggggggcgggcgggggccccTCCGGCAGCGCGTGCCGGTCTCCTCCCGCCCGCCGGCATCACCTGGGGCCTCAGGCCTGGGGCTCAGCTCTCCCGTCCGGCGCCCCGGGTACCGGGACTCTGGGTCCAGGTCCCGCAGACATGCTCCCTCCACCCCCGGTGCAGAGGTAGAGGCTGCGGGCCGGGCCCGCTGACGCTCCGGTGGTCCCTCCGTCCCTCTCCCCTCAGCGTGCTGAGCTACGTGGCGGGCATCGCCTGGTTCCTGGCGCTGGCTTTCCCGCCGCTGACCCAGCGCACTTACATGTCGGAGAACGCCATGGGCTCCACCATGGTGGAGGAGCAGTTTGCGGGCGGAGAGCGTGCCCGAAGCTTTGCCCGGGACTTCGCTGCCCACCGCAGGAAGTCGGGGTGAGCGACAGAGCCGTGGGTATGAGGGAAGCAATGCCAGTCAAGGCCAGGGAGCTTTGCTCAGAAGCTCTCTTTGTGTTTCCAGGGCTCTGCCAGTGGCTTGGCTGGAGCGGACGATGCGGTCAGTGGGGCTGGAGGTCTACACGCAGAGATTCTCCCGGAAACTGCCCTTCCCAGATGAGACTCACGAGCGCTATgtactggggggggggggggcgtggcgtgggggggtggggggctgtgccTNNNNNNNNNNNNNNNNNNNNNNNNNNNNNNNNNNNNNNNNNNNNNNNNNNNNNNNNNNNNNNNNNNNNNNNNNNNNNNNNNNNNNNNNNGGCtggcggggggggcgggtggggggggggggggggggggggggggggggggggggggggggggggggctgtgcCTGCGACCAAAAAGCACCTTGAGGGGGTGGCCTTGGGGCCAGGGAGCTCGTTGGGAGCGGGGTGGGGGATGTCTTGGGGCCGGAGAAGTCACTGGTGGGCACTCTAGAGCTAAAGGGGAGGGGTTTCAGCCATCTAGAGTGGGGCCGTGCTGAGGCTTCCCTAATACTGCATGCAGATGGTGTCGGGCATCAACGTGTACGGCATCCTTCGGGCACCGCGCGCTGCCAGCACTGAGTCCCTGGTGCTCACCGTGCCCTGTGGCCCTGAGTCTACCAACAACCAGGCTGTGGGGCTGATGCTGGCACTTGCTGCCCACTTCCGGGGTGAGGCTCAGGGGCTACTGCTGGCAGGGGAGGGTTTGGCCACCGCCTCAGGCCCTGCTGACCCTGCTTTTGGTCTTTAGGGCAGATTTACTGGGCCAAAGACATCATCTTCCTGGTGACAG belongs to Physeter macrocephalus isolate SW-GA unplaced genomic scaffold, ASM283717v5 random_1260, whole genome shotgun sequence and includes:
- the LOC102990660 gene encoding 5-oxoprolinase, translated to MGSPEGRFHFAIDRGGTFTDVFAQCPGGHVRVLKLLSEDPANYVDAPTEGIRRVLEQEGGMLLPRDRPLDTSRIASIRMGTTVATNALLERRGERVALLVTRGFRDLLHVGTQAREDLFDLAVPMPEMLYEEVLEVDERVVLYRGEPGAGTPVTGRTGDLLEVRQPVDLGGLRGKLEGLLSRGIRSLAVVLMHSYTWARHEQQVGALARELGFPHVSLSSEATPMVRIVPRGHTACAAAYLTPTIQRYVQGFRRGFQGQLQDVQVLFMRSDGGLAPMDSFSGSCAVLSGPAGGVVGYSATTYRAEGGHPVIGFDMGGTSTDVSRYAGEFEHVFEASTAGVTLQAPQLDINTVAAGGGSRLFFRSGLFVVGPESAGAHPGPACYRKGGPVTLTDANLVLGRLLPASFPRIFGPGEDQPLSPEASRKALEAVAAEVNSFLTNGPCPAPPLSLEEVAMGFVRVANEAMCRPIRALTQARGHDPSAHVLACFGGAGGQHACAIARALGMDTVHIHRHSGLLSAVGLALADVVHEAQEPCSLPYGPETFVQLDQRLSRLEEQCVDALRAQGFPRARISTESFLHLRYQGTDCALMVSAHQHPATARSPRAGDFGAGFVERYVREFGFVIPERPVVVDDVRVRGTGHSGLRLESVPKAQSGPPRVDKVTRCYFEGGYQETPVYLLGELGFGHKLQGPCLIIDSNRWAEGRGRGCRGW
- the LOC129391969 gene encoding LOW QUALITY PROTEIN: speriolin-like (The sequence of the model RefSeq protein was modified relative to this genomic sequence to represent the inferred CDS: substituted 1 base at 1 genomic stop codon) — translated: MSLLSSYEGLRXEIQQLAQENQELRRLVQLTPENQELKLVLGTRGSSLSFCSSGLLAEVTASPRLPRRRTVKFKDAERGAWARAVGVSSGTHRLHSLSRAGQRKVGETPAPVGPCPVRC
- the EXOSC4 gene encoding exosome complex component RRP41 isoform X1; this encodes MAGLELLSDQGYRVDGRRAGELRKIQARMGVFAQADGSAYIEQGNTKALAVVYGPHEIRGSRARALPDRALVNCQYSSATFSTGERKRRPHGDRKSCEMGLQLRQTFEAAVLTQLHPRSQIDIYVQVLQADGGTYAACVNAATLAVLDAGIPMRDFVCACSAGFVDGTALADLSHVEEAAGGPQLALALLPSSGQIALLEMDARLHEDHLEQVLEAAAQAARDVHTLLDRVVRQHVQEASVLLGD
- the EXOSC4 gene encoding exosome complex component RRP41 isoform X2; translation: MAGLELLSDQGYRVDGRRAGELRKIQARMGVFAQADGSAYIEQGNTKALAVVYGPHEIRGSRARALPDRALVNCQYSSATFSTGERKRRPHGDRKSCEMGLQLRQTFEAAVLTQLHPRSQIDIYVQESLGPVLLLTLGAKSTTDTDLLSSDPFSVRHRHSLLPHHCPSLFRLPFSHLLPSDLPEPLQPIQGLLLQYPRHLLAWTGVRPTFYLIYPSSFDTPLASSITHLPVVI